The following are from one region of the Brachyhypopomus gauderio isolate BG-103 unplaced genomic scaffold, BGAUD_0.2 sc47, whole genome shotgun sequence genome:
- the cetn3 gene encoding centrin-3: MSLSLRNELSAEKSKRKKRRELTDEQKDEIKEAFELFDTDKDKEIDYHELKVAMRALGFEVKKVDVLNILKDYDKNGTGKITYEDFKDVVTDRILDRDPKEEILKAFKLFDDDDSGKISLRNLRRVARELGEDVNDDELRAMIDEFDTDGDGEINQEEFISIMTGDS; encoded by the exons ATGAGCCTGTCGTTAAG GAACGAACTATCGGCGGAGAAGagtaagaggaagaagaggagagagctAACGGATGAGCAAAAGGATGAGATAAAGGAAGCGTTTGAACTGTTCGACACCGACAAGGATAAGGAAATAGACTATCATGAACTAAAG GTAGCGATGAGAGCTCTCGGTTTTGAGGTGAAGAAGGTAGATGTGTTGAACATTTTAAAAGACTATGACAAAAACGGCACAGGAAAAATAACTTATGAAGATTTCAAAGACGTTG TGACTGACCGGATATTGGATCGGGACCCAAAAGAAGAAATCCTGAAGGCATTCAAGCTGTTTGATGACGATGACTCGGGGAAGATCAGCCTGAGGAACCTACGCCGTGTGGCCAGAGAGTTGGGAGAGGATGTCAACGATGACGAGCTGAGGGCCATGATCGATGAGTTTGAcacagatggagatggagaga TTAATCAAGAGGAATTCATCTCCATTATGACCGGAGATTCATGA